From the genome of Rhinoderma darwinii isolate aRhiDar2 chromosome 1, aRhiDar2.hap1, whole genome shotgun sequence:
tatattttctagtcattttgcaactcatttgataaatataagtgtgagttttcatggaaaacacaaaattctctgggtgaccccaaacttttgaacggtagtgtgtgtgtgtgtgtgtgtgtgtgtgtgtatatatatatacacacacacacacacacacacaaacacacacactcaattgccatcttgctgtgcaccataatAGCATTTGAGAGCGGTGGATTGTGGTAAATGGAACATCTGTAGTTGGACGtatggctcatagcccaatgttgtgcaaacaccttctgatggcTTGTGTCAACACGGTTGCTGCCCGACGCTTGGGATGTAAAGTCCAATTTCACtttcagtacagaatggatcactactctCAGTTCAGGGATTCTTTCTCTCTTAGTTTGCTACAAGTGGTGATAATTGGCACATCAATgaacacaatcatcccacaccacatgatccaaaaaaactttgctttcaatctggcttttatgtccctcccacagattggagctaggtgcttgaaaatttgatcactTGCAGATCTTagagacacctgctacttcctcaattGGCATAACCTTATGGCGccattcttggtgttgcaatttcaatgctgaggggtgtatatataggtgttaaCTAGGATGACAgcagagaagtgatctctacagaaacaGGAagcatcagtctattatgaatgttgGATCCGGTTATCTATACTCAactttgaaattgcaacaccaagaacggCACCGTAAATTTATGCAAATCAAGGATGTAAAAGATGTCGCTAAGATCTGAAAAttatcaagcacctagctccaatctgtagcatatgggaggggcataaaaatcAGATTGAACCCATTTTTAAGCCACATGAAAGCTCAAAAACCGGATAAAGTGGTGCGAAATGATTGCGTGATGCCCCCTGTTCATTTACGTGCTAATTATCAccacttgttgcaaactgagagggacagaatccctaAACTGAgataccttggtttatcactctggtaGATCGCTAtgcacctaggccgagatgtcatcaCTGTTGaatgttgcgtgtcccggaggttggaaaAACAACGACGAACGGGagtgacagcaagaggtgtgcggaggcgaacctctgcacggaccgaTCGTCTGATTGGTAGAATAGTGCATAGTCAAagactatcatggtgcacagcaagacggcaatggaggctggaatggaggtctctcctcttcagcgatgaatcACGCTTTTGTCTCAAacacaatgatagccggagattggtctggaaatgatgtaggcagtgccataatGAGGCCTTCACACAGGAATGTCACATTGCTCCTACTCCCgatattatggtgtggggtggtatAACATACAGTagacggacccctctagtcttcatttcatgtACACTAATAGTTCGGCGTTGGGGTACCTGAATGTACCAAATTTTAAACAGtatgccaggccgcatgttgctcgtgctactgtgagcagcctgcatggcctaaacgtgctactatggcctgcagcatctccagaCTTGCTCTTATAGCATTTCCCACTTTCTAAACGAGAGTATGGTTTCTACTCTATGTGAATTCTATGAGGAGCTCCAATAttagatttctttgtaaaacatcttccaccTATAGAACCTCAaaatggtttctcccctgtgtggttTCTTTGATGAGTCCTAAGTTTACCTTTAGTAGTAAAAcaattcccacattctgaacataaatacggcttctctcctgtgtgacttctctcatgtgtaaccagagttgatttttgtgtaaaacatttcccacattcggaacatgaatatggcttctctcctgtgtgacttatctcatgtctaacaaggttTGATTTATGAgtataacatttcccacattctggacatgaatatggcttaactcctgtgtgaattctctcatgtctaacaagatttgatttttttgtaaaacatttcccacattctgaacatgaatatggctcctctcctgtgtgacttccctcatgtgtaacaaggcttgatttatctataaaacaacatttcccacattctgaacatgaaaacgGCTTCTctactgtgtgaattctctcatgtgtaacaagatgtgatttctctctaaaacatttcccacattctgaacaggaataTGGCTTCTCCTCTGAGTGAGTTCTCTGATGTCTAACGAGACTTAatgtatctgtaaaacatttcccacattttgaacatgaatacggcttttcCGCTGTGTGACATTTCTCATGTCTAACCAGatttgatttttgtgtaaaatatTTCCCACATCCTAAACATGAAAATGGCTTTTCCCCTGTGTGGATTCTCTGATGATTCCTAAGTTTGgctttagtaataaaacatttcccacattctgaacatgaatatagtttctctcctgtgtgaattttcTCATGTATAACTAGATTTGATTTCCGTGCAAAAGATTTCTCACATAGTGGACATGAATACGGCttttcccctgtgtgaattcttatTTTTGTAAAAAGCCCTGAGATTTTTCTGAACTGTTTACCACAAGGAAACCTTTTACCTCCtttctgagctgtacttgtggtaacaatctgtgattggtcagtagaaGGTTTCTCATGATTAGAGGAATTATATGACAGATCTGTAATGTTAAGTCCTGGATGTAGATTAAGGGTActgaggttttctcctgaagactgctgcatatCTTCATCTTTTACCTTATAATTTATCGATAacatgaagtttccctcagagttcttactGGGATTCTCTGTTAGGATTAAAAAGGTATTTTACAATTTTGTTTCAAAACACAAAAGTTGACAAATTGATAACATTCATATTAAACTGGAAATACACATGCAGTGttctgagccaaagccagaagtggatcaaacAGAAGAGAGaagcttaaccccttgagtacccagctcattttggccttgaggaccagacccattttttcaaatctgacatgtatcactttatgtggtaataactctggaatacttttacctatccaattgattctgagattgttttctcgtgacatattgtactttagtttagtgcaaaaatttggtcgataaattcattgcttatttgtgaaaaacaccaacatttagcgaaaatatgaagaaattatgatttttccaatttttaatgcatctgcttgtaaaacagatggtaataccacacaaaatagttaccaattaacatctcccatatgtctactttatgtttgcatcgttttttgaacatccttttatttttctaggacgttacaaggcttagaactttagcagcaatttctcatattaagaaaatttcaaaaagcgattttttcagggacgagttcagttctgaagtggttttgagtgccctatatattagaaacccccataaaacaccccattttgaaaactgtacccctcaaagtatccaaaacagcattcataaagtgtttcaaccctttaggcgttttacaggaattgaaggaaagtagagctgaaattttcaaatttcatttttttttacaaaattcatatgtaatacattttcttctgtaccacagaaggttttacctgagaaacactgctcaatatttattgcccagattctgcagtttttagaaatatcccacatgtggccctagtgcgcaaatggactgaaacacaggcctcagaagcaaaggagcacctcttggattttggggcctccttattttagaatatattttaggcaccatgtcaggttttaagaggtcttgtggtgccaaaacagtggaaacccccaaaagtgacccccattttttaaactacacccctcagggaatttatctaggggtatagttagcattttgaccccacaggtattttgctatattttctggagttagtctgtgaaaatgaaaatctaatctaatttctaatttttgcaagaaataaaggagagaaagcaccccaacatttgtaaagcaatttctcgcgattacggaaataccccatatgtggtaataaactgctgtttggacccacagcagggctcagaagggaaggacccccatttggattttggagctctgattttactggaatggttttcagtgccgtgtcacgtttgcaacgccctggagggacctaaacagtggaatccccccaaaagtgaccccattttggaaactatacccctcaaggaatttttctagtggtatagttatcattttgaccccacaggttttttgctgaaattattggaattagtctgtgaagatgaaaagagactttttttgggaaaaaacacagaattttctaatttttataaggaataaaggagaaaaagcacctcaacatttgtaaagcaatttctcctgattacggaaataccccattatgtggtaataaactgctgtttggacccacggcagggctcagaagggacggagcaccatttggattttgcagctcagattttgctgaattggtttctgggggccatgtcgcatttgtagagcccctgaagtaccagtacagtagaaattccccagatgtgatcccaatttggagactatacccctgaaagaattaaattagaggtgtagtgagcattttgagccctcaggtgttttatagattttattagaattggtccgtgaaaatgaaattttttttccaataacctgtagatttagctcagaatttttcatttccacaaggaatacaggagaaaagacaccccaaaatgtgttacacaatttctcctgattacggaaataccccatatgtggttgtaaacggctatttggacatacggcaagggtctaaacggaaaaagtgcaatttcgtttttggagtggagattttacaaaatttgtttttgacgccatgttgcattgcgctgaggtaccagtacagtgaaaactcccgagaagtgaccccatttaggaaactacacccctcaaggaattcatctagaagtgtagtgagcattttgacccccaaaggttttgcagaaattagtgcacagtggatgttgcagattgaaaattgccattttccacatatatgctatttcagtgcccaatgcgttgggcccagcttgtaccactggagacatacgccccataaattattgttaagcggttctccagagtacggtaataccccatatgtggtcataaaccgctgtttgggcacactgccaggcccagaaggagcgccatttggcttttggagcgcagattttgcttggtagtagttttgtttagtgttttactggtgtttcagtttataatgtggggcatatgtaatctgtgcggagtacatacattttttgcgtgacacactgtagtttttattggtaccaagtttgggtacatgcgactttttgatcactttttattccatttttttggaaacaacgtgaccaaaaaaggaaattctgccattgttttttatggtattttttttacggtattcaccgtgcgggataaataatatgatatttttttaggtcaggccgatacgaacgcggcgatacctattatgtctagtttttgtcttttttttcattttttttctaattataaagggcttgatcagggaaacaaggcgattattgtttttattacggtaaacttgtatttatttatttatctaaaacttttttttttactttttttttcactttttattttacacatactaggggactggaagatctgatcttctgatcccctgcacaatacactgcactacttctgtatgtactgatgtagtgcagtgtattgtaactgtcactttacaactgaccgttgagcctattacgtcctgccttgggcaggacctaatagg
Proteins encoded in this window:
- the LOC142700346 gene encoding uncharacterized protein LOC142700346, which produces MDKERNEMSRRILDFTLEIIYLLSGEEYTIVKKTSGDCTTPIIHESGGWSSSQSPITEPPPHSRIHEKKILELIYKMTELLTGEVPIRCQDVTVYFSMEEWEYLEGHKDLYEEVMMENYRPRTSQDGSSRRNPPERCPSPLYSQDCPEENHNVPDNHQGEDLTNIKAEDEAEGEERVRGDQPCKSEVEEEIPRSVTRENPSKNSEGNFMLSINYKVKDEDMQQSSGENLSTLNLHPGLNITDLSYNSSNHEKPSTDQSQIVTTSTAQKGGKRFPCGKQFRKISGLFTKIRIHTGEKPYSCPLCEKSFARKSNLVIHEKIHTGEKLYSCSECGKCFITKAKLRNHQRIHTGEKPFSCLGCGKYFTQKSNLVRHEKCHTAEKPYSCSKCGKCFTDTLSLVRHQRTHSEEKPYSCSECGKCFREKSHLVTHERIHTVEKPFSCSECGKCCFIDKSSLVTHEGSHTGEEPYSCSECGKCFTKKSNLVRHERIHTGVKPYSCPECGKCYTHKSNLVRHEISHTGEKPYSCSECGKCFTQKSTLVTHERSHTGEKPYLCSECGNCFTTKGKLRTHQRNHTGEKPF